The following proteins are encoded in a genomic region of Haloarcula marina:
- a CDS encoding AAA family ATPase produces MDVAEAGSRAQSIVDEVGAAVITDRAFLETVMTSVVAGGHVLLEDVPGTGKTLTANSFADALGLAFSRIQFTPDLLPADITGSNIYNDADSSFEFVPGPIFANVVLADEINRAPPKTQSALLEAMEEGQVTVDGEEHDLPDPFFVIATQNPVEQEGTFPLPEAQVDRFWFKDTIGYPGRDGEKELLDRRADRRSSTPSVDPVVTEDEITAIQRLPEEVTVDDDLRWFITDLARETRTHPNVDTGVSPRGTQRLFEVSRARAVLQGRDFVTPDDVTTVAPGALAHRLVLTAQARMDDRNKRAIVRDIVDSLDVPNVDGAD; encoded by the coding sequence ATGGACGTCGCCGAAGCAGGTTCCCGCGCCCAGTCGATTGTCGACGAAGTCGGCGCGGCGGTCATCACGGACAGAGCGTTCTTAGAGACGGTTATGACGAGCGTCGTCGCCGGCGGTCACGTCCTCTTAGAGGACGTGCCGGGGACCGGAAAGACGCTGACGGCGAACAGTTTCGCGGACGCCCTCGGACTGGCGTTCTCGCGCATCCAGTTCACGCCGGACCTCCTCCCGGCGGACATCACCGGGTCGAACATCTACAACGACGCCGACAGTAGCTTCGAGTTCGTCCCCGGGCCGATATTCGCCAACGTCGTGTTGGCCGACGAGATAAACCGCGCGCCGCCGAAGACCCAGTCGGCGCTGCTGGAGGCGATGGAGGAGGGACAGGTCACCGTCGACGGCGAGGAACACGACCTGCCGGACCCCTTCTTCGTCATCGCCACGCAGAACCCCGTCGAGCAGGAGGGGACCTTCCCGCTGCCGGAGGCACAGGTCGACCGCTTCTGGTTCAAAGACACCATCGGCTACCCCGGCCGGGACGGGGAGAAGGAACTGCTCGACCGGCGGGCCGACCGCCGGTCCTCGACGCCGTCGGTCGACCCGGTGGTGACCGAAGACGAGATAACGGCGATACAGCGCCTTCCCGAGGAAGTCACCGTCGACGACGACCTGCGGTGGTTCATCACCGACCTCGCGCGCGAGACCCGCACTCACCCCAACGTCGACACCGGCGTCTCACCGCGCGGGACCCAACGGCTGTTCGAGGTGTCGCGAGCGCGTGCGGTCTTGCAGGGTCGCGACTTCGTGACGCCGGACGACGTGACCACCGTGGCACCGGGCGCGCTGGCCCATCGACTGGTGTTGACCGCGCAGGCCCGGATGGACGACCGGAACAAGCGGGCCATCGTCCGCGATATCGTCGATAGCTTGGACGTGCCGAACGTCGACGGGGCGGACTGA
- a CDS encoding nitrite/sulfite reductase has protein sequence MPSKVEKWKDEVYGNEIREHLLEFAEQGWDAIPEDEQDAWFERFKWWGLYHQRSGQESYFMMRIGTPNGVIEPGQLEVIGEVAKEYASGPAENPEFGDAYCDWTTRQSIQLHWIKLEDIPEIFEKLEAVGLSTQQACGDSWRNIVGCPVAGKDKHEHVDAWPVAEDLHETFKGNDDYSNLPRKWKVAVTGCDEGCGQGDINDLAFEPAEKDGELGFNVRVGGGLSRKEERFARDIDVWVPPEQAADVAHGMSALFREYGDREDRFNARIKFLVDEWGPEKMRSVLQEEFVDFELPTAGEDMRDQYTYNTGTQSGHNDHVGVHEQKDGNYYVGLNVLVGRMGADDTLELAELADEYGSGEVRLTQRQNVIVTDVPEDDLDDLLAEPLLEDYSPEPSPFMRGSIACTGTEFCSLSIVETKNRQVRYARWLKENVDLPADHEDFHIHLSGCTASCAQPQIADVSLRGMKTRKDGEPVEALDIGLGGGLGEEPRFAEWVEMRVPADEVPGAIRNLVENFKEARDDDQTFRDFVEATDEDALAAMVEPEETDYEDPYMHNTKMTWYPYAEDDDMSASPAPTDGEGKPLPSDD, from the coding sequence ATGCCGAGCAAAGTAGAGAAATGGAAAGACGAAGTCTACGGTAACGAGATTCGCGAGCATCTGCTGGAGTTCGCAGAGCAGGGATGGGACGCCATCCCGGAAGACGAACAGGACGCGTGGTTCGAGCGCTTCAAGTGGTGGGGCCTGTACCACCAGCGCTCCGGGCAAGAGTCGTACTTCATGATGCGCATCGGGACACCGAACGGCGTCATCGAACCGGGCCAACTCGAAGTCATCGGCGAAGTCGCCAAGGAGTACGCCAGCGGTCCCGCCGAGAACCCCGAGTTCGGCGACGCGTACTGTGACTGGACGACCCGCCAGTCCATCCAACTCCACTGGATCAAACTGGAGGACATCCCGGAAATCTTCGAGAAACTGGAAGCCGTCGGCCTCTCGACCCAGCAGGCCTGCGGTGACTCGTGGCGAAACATCGTCGGCTGTCCGGTCGCCGGGAAGGACAAACACGAACACGTCGACGCGTGGCCCGTCGCCGAGGACCTCCACGAGACGTTCAAGGGCAACGACGACTACTCGAACCTCCCCCGGAAGTGGAAGGTCGCCGTCACGGGCTGTGACGAAGGCTGTGGGCAGGGCGACATCAACGACCTCGCCTTCGAACCCGCCGAGAAGGACGGCGAACTCGGCTTCAACGTCCGCGTCGGCGGCGGCCTCTCGCGCAAAGAGGAGCGCTTCGCCCGCGACATCGACGTGTGGGTTCCGCCGGAACAGGCGGCCGACGTGGCTCACGGGATGTCCGCGCTCTTCCGCGAGTACGGTGACCGCGAGGACCGCTTCAACGCCCGCATCAAGTTCCTCGTCGACGAGTGGGGCCCCGAGAAGATGCGCTCGGTCCTCCAAGAGGAGTTCGTCGACTTCGAACTCCCGACGGCGGGCGAGGACATGCGCGACCAGTACACGTACAACACCGGGACGCAGTCGGGGCACAACGACCACGTCGGCGTCCACGAACAGAAGGACGGTAACTACTACGTCGGCCTGAACGTCCTCGTCGGGCGGATGGGCGCGGACGACACGCTGGAACTGGCCGAACTCGCCGACGAGTACGGCTCCGGCGAAGTTCGCCTGACCCAACGCCAGAACGTCATCGTCACGGACGTTCCCGAGGACGACCTCGACGACCTGCTCGCTGAACCACTCCTCGAAGACTACTCGCCAGAGCCGTCGCCGTTCATGCGCGGCTCTATCGCCTGTACGGGCACGGAGTTCTGTTCGCTCTCCATCGTCGAGACGAAGAACCGGCAGGTCCGCTATGCCCGCTGGCTGAAGGAGAACGTCGACCTCCCGGCCGACCACGAGGACTTCCACATCCACCTCTCGGGCTGTACGGCCTCCTGCGCCCAGCCTCAGATCGCCGACGTGTCCCTGCGCGGCATGAAGACCCGCAAGGACGGCGAACCGGTCGAAGCGCTCGACATCGGTCTCGGCGGCGGCCTCGGCGAGGAACCGCGCTTCGCCGAGTGGGTCGAGATGCGCGTCCCGGCGGACGAAGTCCCCGGCGCAATCCGCAATCTCGTCGAGAACTTCAAAGAAGCGCGCGACGACGACCAGACGTTCCGCGACTTCGTCGAGGCCACCGACGAGGACGCCCTCGCAGCGATGGTCGAACCCGAGGAGACGGACTACGAGGACCCGTACATGCACAACACGAAGATGACGTGGTACCCCTACGCCGAGGACGACGACATGAGCGCTTCGCCCGCACCGACCGACGGCGAGGGTAAGCCGCTCCCCTCTGACGACTAG
- a CDS encoding DUF7119 family protein yields the protein MMPEDAPSTDRKSPVGKPVIRGDPTLTGQRAEEAVEFDPDDPESLELAAQTVRRFSENTAGADDNVYMLRGAAACAALVRGEGSYKAAAERAGGDATVSFIRKWSRVHDLPRSIRIHVAKGEIAPTAAKHIARVAGEARLLLAWAALDHGLTVREIRSVASRVNDGANIERALATEGYRLGELTLTIDVDAYRELRRRAALDATDPSTVVTDALESTLDGGP from the coding sequence ATGATGCCAGAGGACGCACCGTCCACCGACCGTAAATCACCGGTCGGGAAGCCAGTCATCCGTGGCGATCCGACCCTCACCGGCCAGCGTGCCGAGGAAGCCGTCGAGTTCGACCCCGACGACCCGGAGAGCCTCGAACTCGCCGCGCAGACCGTCCGCCGGTTCTCCGAGAACACTGCCGGGGCGGACGACAACGTGTACATGCTCCGCGGTGCGGCGGCGTGTGCGGCGCTCGTCCGCGGCGAAGGGTCGTACAAGGCGGCCGCAGAGCGCGCCGGTGGCGACGCCACCGTCTCGTTCATCCGGAAGTGGTCGCGTGTCCACGACCTCCCACGGTCTATCCGCATCCACGTCGCCAAAGGCGAAATCGCGCCGACGGCGGCCAAACACATCGCCCGCGTGGCCGGCGAAGCCCGCCTCCTGCTGGCGTGGGCCGCCCTCGACCACGGCTTGACCGTCCGCGAGATTCGGTCCGTCGCCAGTCGCGTCAACGACGGCGCGAACATCGAGAGGGCACTCGCCACAGAAGGCTACCGCCTCGGTGAACTCACCCTCACCATCGACGTCGACGCGTACCGCGAACTCCGCCGCCGCGCCGCCCTCGACGCTACCGACCCCAGCACCGTCGTCACCGACGCACTGGAGTCGACCCTCGACGGCGGACCGTAA